The sequence TACATCGCTTCATTCCCAGCCCATCCTGGGCGGCGATGGCACCTCCCTCGTCCACTGCTGGGACCTCGTTGCCCACCACCCTAGCGCGGCGATCGGGCCCTATAGCCCACCCCTTACTCCGCCGTGGGGCGGAGCCGCGCCACAGCTGACCCAGTGAGAAACCGCCGTTTCCCAGAGTGACGTGTGCATAGAGCAATCATTGAGTCCAGCCCAGCCGGGGGCGGGGCTCAGGCGGCTCCCTATGCTTCCTACTCCAGCTGGCCCCGCCCCGCGCCAGCAACTGCGCGTGCCCAGAACgtgaggggcagggctgggagccGGGACTGACACTAGAGGTGGGGTACACGCTCGGAAGCACTGACTAGCAGAGCGCGATGCGCCTGGGACACCCGACCCCGGCAGCGCCCAGCCCCTCGGATTGCCAGTCACTGCTCGCTTTGGGGCACGGAGGTGCCCAGTCTTGCGAGGCACCCCACGTCCTGTCGCCGAAAGGGTCCGGGAGTCAGTATAGTCGGGTTCTAGTCCCCTCACTGGTAAAAACTCCGCGGGAGCCTGGCCCGCTTTTtacctgggcctcagtttccccatccgtAAAATAGGACGTGTTTTATCTCTCGAGCGCTAACATTCCAGAACTCGGATGGggtgaaggggagggaggaatgggcgACCCACACGTGACCTCCCCGCGCGGAGCCCCGCCTACCCCTGATCCAGGGGGTGGCAGCTTCGGCCCGGACAGGCGGGGTGGGCGGGTCCTAGGAAACCCTACCCGGCCGCCCTTGGCAGCGCCTAAGACGGAGCAGGCGGCTCTGCATCCTGCTCGCTCCGGGGTTGGCACCCACGGAGGATGGGGACCGCACCCTCAGCTTCCCAGGGAGCCACCGTGGAGGCCAGGGCGGCGAAGAGATACAGCGTGTGATTGGGAGTGCGCCTGGGAGGATGGACGAGGGAGCTGGGGACCGCTAACGGGGCTCCCGCTCCGCGCCCCGTCCGCAGAGGCGCACGTCGAGGGTCCCGGGCGGGCTCCTCGGACGTTGGCGGCAGCGCCGAGCGAGTCACGGACCATGAGGAGCGTTCGTGCCGCGCGGACCGAGGCCGGAACGGGGGCTAGCCGCGTCCTGCCGCGCTGAGGCGGCAGGGCCCAGCCGGAGCGCACCGCAATGGCGAGGGAGGAGTGCAAGGCGTTGCTAGATGGGCTCAACAAGACGACTGCGTGCTACCACCACCTGGTGCTGACCGTCGGCGGCTCGGCGGACTCGCAGAACCTGCGGCAGGAGCTGCAAAAGACGCGCCAAAAGGCGCAGGAGCTGGCGGTGTCCACCTGCTCCCGGCTGACTGCCGTGCTGCGCGACCGGGGCCTGGCCGCCGACGAGCGCGCGGAGTTCGAGCGTCTGTGGGTGGCCTTCTCGGGCTGCCTGGACCTGCTGGAAGCGGATATGCGACGCGCGTTGGAGCTGGGTGCCGCGTTCCCGCTGCACGCGCCTCGGCGGCCGCTGGTGCGCACAGGTGTAGCCGGCGCCTCCTCCGGTGTGGCGGCGCGCGCGCTGAGCACCCGCAGCCTGCGGCTCGAGGCGGAGGGCGACTTCGACGTCGCGGATCTGcgggagctggagcgcgaggtCCTTCAGGTGGGCGAGATGATCGACAACATGGAGATGAAGGTCAACGTGCCCCGCTGGACCGTGCAAGCCCGGCAGGCGGCGGGCGCCGAGCTCCTGTCCACAGTCAGCGCCGGCCCCTCCTCGGTCGTGTCCGTGGAGGAGCGCGGAGGGGGTTGCGACCCCAGGAAGGCCCTGGCCGCCATCCTTTTCGGCGCCGTGCTGCTGGCGGCTGTGGCCTTAGCCGTGTGCGTGGCGAAGCTGAGCTGATGGACATCCGACGGCCGCCTGCTGCCACCGCACCCTCCCCGGAGAAAAGACTAGAGATGGGTGTGGGGTCTGGCCTGTGCAAGGGGAGTGGTCCTAAAACCCCGTGTGTGCATGGGGACACGCGCGTTTCCAGTGCACATCTGCCTTGGCAGGATACGGTTTCCACTTGCTGGCCCGGGAGGAGTTAACTTTGCGCCGGCCGTCAGGGCATTACCGCTAACGTCCGCAGGAGCTTTATTCCCTATTAGTAGAAAACCGTCACAGTGACCCCAGATCCCTCCGAGTTAATGAATTAACACGTGTGCTGTTGGGGCATCTTTATAGGGAGTCCGAGTTTGGTGCCCACCCCTGCCAGTGTCATCCCCTCTCCTCGCGGGACAGTTTGAaaaggtgggtggggtggggtgaagtTTGGAGAGGGGCGCTTTTTGGTTCTATGTGGTTGGTCTGTTTCCTGGACAAGAAAAATTGCAATCAAATGTCAGCAGTTTTTATTACCTTAATCTTTCAGGACCTAAATTTAGGAGTGTCCTGAGAGCAGTTCATACAAAGGGCTTTCTCTAAGACGCGCTACAGCGCTTCCTAACAGAGTTTATCCACTCGTCCCCAAAAGCAGCTAGAAGAGATTTGAGGTCATGACCTCCCACTGCTGCTCAGGGGCTGACCCTATTTAGGAAACCAAAAAGGGTGGGTTGAACCCACTCTCACGGACTTGGATCCAGTGCGCACACTTGCCTGCGGAAAGGGGCTCTCCCCAGCCATCCAGAggtgggggagagaggaagagctGAGGCTTGGGGTGGGGCCACCTGGTGTTTAAACAGGCACTTTCTCCTTCTCTGGGGCTTATTTTTGTTCCAGAGCTAGACCAGAGTGTTTGATCCTCCTTTGCAGGAGGGCTGGGAATCCTCTTTAGAGCCCTTAATCCTATTTATCCCCTGGAATGTGCGTGCTGGCCAGTAGGAGGGCTGGCTTTGGCAGCTCCCTGACCCCCGCGCTGCCCGCCCCTCCGGGGTAATGTGGCATTACTGGCCCACAAAGGTTTTGAGCCAATCAGCTCTGAGACTGGGTTAGAATGTAACAGCTTTAACTGGGAATTTAAGAAGGTTTTtaagaagcttttaaaaagtaataatcctctgaaagaaaaatgatgtaaCCAGCGTGTACTATAAAAgctgtttttttaataaagaacGCTGGGCAATGAATTAATACCTGCCAATGAGTCAAACATAGCATCTTTACACAGATACTTAgattacttttaaatatacattgCATCTACTTCTGAAGTTAATAGTCTTtccctgccccccccccccccccgccttttttttttgagacagggtctccctctgtcacccaggctggagtgcaatggtgtgattgtggctcactgcagtctccaaatcttgggctcaagctatcctcctacctcagcctcatgagtagctggaactacaggtgtgtgccaccgcacctggctaatgttttttaaggcagttaattaatttatttttatttttctttagagacaggatcttgctgtgtcgcccaggctggagtgcagtggtgcagtcagcAAATcacagccttgaaatcctgggctcaagctctcctcccatcttaccctcccaagtagctgggactaaaggtgtgcacccctacactcaactaattttttgtagagacagagtcaggctatgttgcccaggctagtctcaaactcctggcctcaagcagtcctcccacctaggcctcccaaagtactgggactacaggcataagctaccatgctCAGTCTAAAAtcagtattctttattttttttctataatttcactgcaaaataaaatctatatgCTTGAGTAGCCACACAGGTGCAAATG comes from Macaca fascicularis isolate 582-1 chromosome 19, T2T-MFA8v1.1 and encodes:
- the RGS9BP gene encoding regulator of G-protein signaling 9-binding protein, translating into MAREECKALLDGLNKTTACYHHLVLTVGGSADSQNLRQELQKTRQKAQELAVSTCSRLTAVLRDRGLAADERAEFERLWVAFSGCLDLLEADMRRALELGAAFPLHAPRRPLVRTGVAGASSGVAARALSTRSLRLEAEGDFDVADLRELEREVLQVGEMIDNMEMKVNVPRWTVQARQAAGAELLSTVSAGPSSVVSVEERGGGCDPRKALAAILFGAVLLAAVALAVCVAKLS